GCTTGCAAGCATGAGCTATATCTCTGCTTCTAAGATGTTACTTTGgttgattgattgtttgtttggttgtttggtagGTTAGTTGGTAGTGTTTTTTTAAGTGGTCTTATCAATGCAACTTGGGCTTACCTAGAACttgctccatagcccaggctgtcctgaactcatgATTCATCTACCCTAGTagcctgagtgccaggattacaggcaagtaCCAATATGCTTGGTTCAAACTGTGGGTAATCTTTTGCCCAAGTCACCACTAAGATTCTTTCCTGGTCCCAAATCTGTGCTAAATgatataataaatatatctttatttaaaatttaagattaGTCTGTATCCTGACCAATTATAACATTTTTCCACAAGATTCACCAACTTTAATGGAAGCATCAAAAATAATTATCTCATTGTTCAATAGCCCTTGATGTATATTTAATGTTCTTTAGCCCTTACATTGTATTATTAGGTTTTTATAGCAGCACATGGTGTGGGGGGATGTATTATCACTCTTACTCTGCAAACAAGAAGACAGGATTAAATATATTCAGTTGGTTTTCAAGATCACGTCGTCAGTCTTAAAACAAGTGACCATAATGTAGACCAAGAACCAAGTGTTCACTAAATGAACAAAGGACTAAGTCTAAAACACAGAGGGacactatgatttaaaaaaagaaaaatgagtaagCAAAGTATGTTCAAGTCCCCAGActgcattaaaatttcaaatacaatAGGCAGCTcagggaatgaaagacccccgctccattatgaggacatggggctttgggccaataaaatgcgccccccccccttgtaacttagcctaagaaacgccattctaaaggaatcagaaaaacaggagttcacagccatagccagccacccggccttgacagagatagctatggccagccattcagccttgagagagataactgtggtcggcggccttgggagaaagacagttgagtcgaatcaggatattttatggctggccccctggccttgaggaataagcagctggcctggacaaggccaaatcagccacacacatacgaccccaagttcaccctggccttctttgaaacaaccaatagggaccctgtaactatgcttctcgcttctgtaaccgtgcctctgcccctgggatcccataaaaagtccccccttgccctaggaaggcgcgcaagtcctccaagagacttcgccccaggtacctggtctaaataaaccctcttgcttttgcatctgatctgtggtttcggtgtgttccttgggtttggggtctctcccggaggaagatctcagccgggggtctttcatttggtggcccgtacggggattgagacccctccctgggaccaccgacccaccatcaggaggtaagccggccggccttggtttatgtcatccctgtccagtctgagtgttgtctgtttgtctgaatgttgaatgttgtttgtttgtctccgcgcctgcgcctgataatctgtctgtgtcagtggatctgaaagaggGGGCCGACGGGcctggacttcgccactgaaccctggaagacgttccaggggaatctgggaacctggaagacgttccacggttcatctgaagtgccctctgtggcacgatctgaagacccctctgggggcacggtttaaagacccctctgggggcacggtttttctggttttgctttcggtttggaaccgaagccgcgcagcgaatGTTAGTCTTATTtgtattggtctgtcgttttttgttttctgtttaaccgttctcctcctagaaacagtcataggaagccagatcggcggatccctcccactccctgttcctccctaaccccacaccagcaagtcttttcctctccccgcgggccgctgctccggcgcgcaggcgggcgcgcgggcaggcttgcaggcgggtgcgggagaagagaacgcgcaggcgggtgcACAGGCGAGCGTGGGATATGGGAACGCGCAGGCGGGCggcgcaggcgggtgcgcaggcggggccgccgggaagctagggcgccgggacgccccctgcccagtccctgcAGGCCGTCAGCGGctgcggcggcggtggcggtggtggcggggATCCGAGGCGGCGCTGGGAGGGGCTCTCCTCGCTTcccgctctccccggctgtccGCGCGGGTggaggagtccgccccgccgggccgCGGTTTTCCGCGCGGCGCTTCATCTCGGCCGGCGCCTAACAGCCGACTTAGAACTGGTGCTgaccaggggaatctgatcgCGAAGGcccgcggcggcgcaggcggggccaggggcggggccggcgaccagcgGCCGCGGAGCGCGGCAGCGAACGGCAGCGACCGTGTCCGCACGGCCACCTGAGCGCCAGCCGCGAGCTGCGTCCAGCCCgcctcgcttgcttgctcgctcgctcgcaGCCCGGGGCGGCGCGGACATGGGCGCCAAGCAGAGCGGCCCCGCCGCCAACGGCCGCACCCGCGCCTACTCGGGCTCGGACCAGCCCTACGGCGGCgcgcggcggcccccggcgcggcAGGCCGGGACCCGCGCGGCGGGGAGCCTGCGGCAGCGGCAGCGGGGCGGACGGCGCTCGGGCGACCCGGTTCGCGGCCCCGGtgcccggcggcggcggctgctgcggcagcggcggcggcgaccTCCGTCCCGACAGCGCCCCGCAGCCGCTCACTCGGAGGGGCGGTGGGTAGCGCGGCGGGCGGCCGAGCGGCgcagtcggcagcggcggcgcaggcggacacgggatgtggcgggggcacgcaggcggggccggggatggggtcggcgagggaccgccccctggccggcgacctGCGCCGAGCACACTTCCACCTTAACAGCGCCGCGCGACCGGGACGGCTAAAAGGGCCAGGTATGGGAAAGATGGCTCGGGGGCGGTGTCACCCGTGGgcgccgagtcaccccgccccgagtgttacagcccccccccccccccgacagcgccggagggaccggcggctcctgcaacggcccccaaacagcggaggataaagttcctgcttcctccccaattgccggtcgcctacgaggaaggcgggacaaaccaGCAAAGGTAGGGAGcacctacgtctctatcgccagttgctcttagtgggtctccaaggggctctagaccccctaccgattcggctcaggttaccagaaagagacgccgacagcgtttttaaaaagacttaaagagacacggagggagaggaaaaacaaacaaaaaaaagtcctggccactgtaatgtctcagggacaggtcaaaGAGGAAGTTAGGACAAGAGATCaaaaaagaacactgcttgacaaagaccagtgtgcttactgtaaacagagaggacattgggctcgtgactgatcaaaaaaaaaaagcctcaagggtctcagagacctaagccaagggtcctcaatctagaggattggggaggtcaaggccaggagcccccccccccccgacctaggataactctcaagattagggggcagccagtgaccttcctagtggacaccggggctcaacattcagtcctgacccataccggaggctctctcagtgaccgcacagctttggtccagggggccacaggtaacaggaagtatCGAAGGACCACCgaaaaaaaggttcagctggcatctggacaggacccaaagggacccccctacaagtcctagccttttaaactgttcgtggatgagaactcaggctttgcaaaaaaaaatgttggtacagagactggggccataaaagcccggtagctgcaggatgccCCCCTGTCTGCGCGGGGAagccgccattgctgttttgctcaaggatgcagggaaactgactttgggacagccattaactatgttatcctcccatgcggtgaaagctctggtccagcagcccccagatcgagtggtgtgcagaccagttgtctccctcaaccccacaaccctgctgcctggtacacggatgggagcagcttcctccaagaaggagaacggagggccggagcagccgtcaccaccgaatcggagatagtttggacctcaccactgccacctggaacatcggcccaaaaggcagagctgatcgtgctgacccaggccctctggatggcggaagcccggaggaccaggaactaacaaaagaaaatgggggcaaAATGGAGCCCCGAGCaacaagcttacatcatagatggacagaggccttgcctaccaagaaaaagaccgctaacgtggtaaccaagaaactcctagatgacatctttcccaggtatgaaataccccagatattggggtcagacaatgggcccgccttcgtctctcaggtaagtcaggaggtggccaggctactggggatcgattggaaacttcattatgcatacagcccccagagctcaggacagatagaacgtacaaataaaaccattaaagagactttaaccaaattaacgcttgcaactggcactagagattgggtgctcctactccccctagccctttaccgagcccggaacactcctgggcctcatggcctaaccccgtttaagatcatatatggggctcccccaccaattgtaaatttcctttactctgatatctcctcttttgccactagccctccaactgatgcaaaagacggtgtaaaaacccctgcctgccgggagcaactgaaccgcccggtggtgcctcacccattcaagattggggactctgtctgggtccgacgccatcaatctaggaacctagagccgaggttgacgggacagcggcttgggtccacacgtcgcatgtaaaggctgccaaggaacccgacaaagctgagggcaccgagacatctagttcaacgctctccaaacccactaaagataagactcacccgggggtccccttgatccccctaatagtcctcctgacattaggagggacatcaccagagagcctgtttccctgacgctggccctgttactgggaaAAATTACCATGAGCgaaatagctgctggggtagatacaggactacagcccttatagagaccagccaattcagacagctccaagtagccatgctcaacagaaatgatttaaaaaatagttccaaaggtcaccatggtttacaacccttgtctccaccattatgggccccctaatcatcctcctgctcattttattgtttgggtcatacatcctcaacagattggtgcaattcatcaaggataaggtttctgttgcccaggctttgatcctaaccaagcaatatcagaggctcagacagtcagagatagagctaaccccttattctccatcctaaaatgaaagatttcatttggtacaaaagaaaatgggggaatgaaagacccccgctccattatgaggacatggggctttgggccaataaaaTGCGCACACCCCCCCtgtaacttagcctaagaaacgccattctaaaggaatcagaaaaacaggagttcacagccatagccagccacccggccttgacagagatagctatggccagccattcagccttgagagagataactgtggtcggcggccttgggagaaagacagttgagtcgaatcaggatattttatggctggccccctggccttgaggaataagcagctggcctggacaaggccaaatcagccacacacatacgaccccaagttcaccctggccttctttgaaacaaccaatagggaccctgtaactatgcttctcgcttctgtaaccgcgcctctgcccctgggatcccataaaaagtccccccttgccctaggaaggcgcgcaagtcctccaagagacttcgcccaggtacctggtctaaataaaccctcttgcttttgcatctgatctgtggtttcggtgtgttccttgggtttggggtctctcccggaggaagatctcagccgggggtctttcaggaAGAGGTGTATGAAATTATCATTGTTGGTCTACAGCATGTAGGTTTCATCTGTTTCAATCCAGTATATTCACACTCTTTCTTTAAAGGGTTTATTCTACTTACTATGCCTCAATTTCACAGCTCTTACTATTTATTATAAGGCTAGTATGGGACAAGTAATATACTTACAACTATAAAGCTTACATGTATTATATACAGATCTGTTTATTActttaaggtttttgtttcaCTTGTCAACTAATTATCTGTACCACAACTGCAGCTTTATAAATAAGTGTATCCTAGAGGGACTTTTCCATGCTAAGGAACTTTATATCAAGTGTACACatttcacaaacacacatgtacttgCCAAGGAAATACTAGAGCTCAACAAACCTAAGCCTCCATTCATCACAAGAATTTATACTACTTTGAACCACcaagaaatttaaaatgcaaCTCGTTATAAGGGTAAGATTCCTCTGATTGGAAGATGTATCTCAATTTCAGAGATGttataatgaagaaaatgagcATCTCAAACATTCTGTAACTGTGTGGTCATTCAACTCTCTGAATGGCAGGAGAGAATCTGGAAAGTGAGTGCTGACTGTAATTCTAGTACAGATGGCCACTTACTACCTTCCAGAAATGTTTACCATctaaaaacatggagaaaataatATCTCCATATTTCAAaggatattttcatatttatataagatagatagatagatgatagatagatagatgatagatagatagatagatagatagatagatagatagatagatagatagatagatagatagatatgaaagACTGCCACCACTAAATGGTAGTAATTAAACTTGAGTTTTGCTGTCAGTAaactttgaattattttcttagtGATACCAAGTGttgcagttttctttcctaaggaAAACtgcatataatataaaatttgttAAATAACATGTATCTAAGCTTTCTTGATTCTGTGCCTCTTTCTCctgaagacaaacacacacacacacacacacacacacacacacacacacacacgcacgcacgcacgcgcgcgtgcgcacgcaatTTGATTACCGTAGCAATTGCCTTAGCAAGGTCTCTGAAGAGCTGGATGTATGCAGACAGAGTGTGTGGTCCATAAATTGTAGATGCTGCCTCATACCTCTGAGCCTGCAGGAAAAGTGAGAAGAGGTACAGACAGTTTTGTATACATCAATCCATTCATAGAAGCATAGCATTTTCAGCAAAGTGATGTCCGGACCACTCACATAATTTAATACCAGCAAATACTCAGAGTTTTTTGTGAAAACAGAATGTGAGCATTTCCCACTAACCAGCCAAAGTGAATGGCTGAGTGTGATCCTTCTAAAGGCGGTGGGTTCTTCCTGCTTATGCCATTTAAGCCATCATTTCTTTTACTCTGAAAGATGTTACAGGCTCCTACCTCTCATGCCCGCGTCTATTGCAAGTTCTTGCAATATTAGTGATCTCCCCAGGCTGAACATCAGGAAAGGAAATGAGAGTAGAAAGGATCATATTTAATAACTCCCAGATAAGTTGGCTGCTAATCATCTCCTCTGTGGAAGGA
The nucleotide sequence above comes from Peromyscus maniculatus bairdii isolate BWxNUB_F1_BW_parent chromosome 1, HU_Pman_BW_mat_3.1, whole genome shotgun sequence. Encoded proteins:
- the LOC143271212 gene encoding uncharacterized protein LOC143271212, encoding MGAKQSGPAANGRTRAYSGSDQPYGGARRPPARQAGTRAAGSLRQRQRGGRRSGDPVRGPGARRRRLLRQRRRRPPSRQRPAAAHSEGRWVARRAAERRSRQRRRSAGGTGGSCNGPQTAEDKVPASSPIAGRLRGRRDKPAKLWSSSPQIEWCADQLSPSTPQPCCLVHGWEQLPPRRRTEGRSSRHHRIGDSLDLTTATWNIGPKGRADRADPGPLDGGSPEDQELTKENGGKMEPRATSLHHRWTEALPTKKKTANVVTKKLLDDIFPSPPTDAKDGVKTPACREQLNRPVVPHPFKIGDSVWVRRHQSRNLEPRLTGQRLGSTRRM